From Salinibacterium sp. ZJ450, one genomic window encodes:
- a CDS encoding dihydrolipoamide acetyltransferase family protein gives MTTSNFPLPDVGEGLTEAEIVSWRVAPGDVITVNQVIVEIETAKSLVELPSPFAGTVSALLVEEGQTVEVGAPIITVETGAAAPSAAPGPAAPGSAAATSAASSVAPSTPEVDDPSVADTASTISPAEPANLVGYGAQGHAASRRRRSDGPPATAGAATPAPAVARPRPTSVPAASAANIIAKPPIRKLAKDLEVDLASVNATGLAGEITRDDVIRQAKQASVFRNIQTPEWPGDREERIPVKGVRKAIATAMVQSAFTAPHVGLFVDVDATRTMEFVKRLKASPDFAGIKVSPLLIMAKAMIWAVRRNPTVNSTWTDEEIIVHHYVNFGFAAATPRGLVVPNIKEAQDLSLRELAQAIEQMTLTARDGKLQPADMANGTITVTNIGVFGMDTGTPILNPGEVAIVAMGTIKQKPWVVDGEVRPRFVTTIGASFDHRVVDGDVASRFIADVASIIEEPALLLE, from the coding sequence ATGACCACGTCGAACTTTCCCTTGCCGGATGTCGGAGAGGGCCTGACCGAAGCGGAAATCGTGTCGTGGAGGGTCGCGCCCGGCGATGTGATCACCGTGAACCAGGTGATCGTCGAGATCGAGACCGCGAAATCCCTGGTGGAGCTGCCCTCGCCGTTCGCCGGGACCGTCTCCGCCCTGCTGGTCGAAGAGGGCCAGACCGTCGAGGTCGGCGCCCCGATCATCACGGTTGAAACGGGCGCTGCGGCACCGAGCGCCGCGCCCGGCCCGGCTGCCCCCGGCTCCGCCGCAGCTACCTCGGCCGCTTCCAGCGTCGCGCCGTCCACGCCAGAGGTCGACGACCCATCCGTGGCCGACACCGCGTCGACCATCAGCCCCGCCGAACCCGCGAACCTGGTGGGCTACGGGGCACAGGGCCACGCCGCATCCCGGCGCCGCCGCTCCGACGGGCCACCGGCGACCGCTGGCGCGGCAACCCCCGCCCCGGCCGTTGCTCGGCCCCGCCCCACGTCGGTGCCGGCCGCATCCGCCGCCAACATCATTGCCAAGCCGCCGATCCGCAAGCTGGCCAAAGACCTCGAGGTCGACCTCGCCTCGGTCAACGCCACCGGGCTGGCCGGTGAGATCACTCGCGATGACGTGATCCGCCAGGCGAAGCAGGCGAGTGTCTTCCGCAACATCCAAACGCCGGAATGGCCGGGCGACCGCGAGGAACGCATCCCGGTGAAGGGCGTGCGCAAGGCCATCGCCACCGCCATGGTGCAGAGCGCCTTCACCGCGCCGCACGTGGGCCTCTTCGTCGATGTCGACGCCACCCGCACCATGGAGTTCGTGAAGCGCCTGAAGGCCTCACCCGACTTCGCCGGCATCAAGGTGTCGCCGCTGCTGATCATGGCGAAGGCGATGATCTGGGCGGTTCGCCGCAACCCCACGGTGAACTCCACCTGGACCGACGAAGAGATCATCGTGCACCACTACGTGAACTTCGGCTTCGCGGCGGCCACGCCGCGCGGGCTCGTGGTGCCGAACATCAAGGAAGCACAAGACCTGTCGCTGCGCGAACTGGCGCAGGCGATCGAGCAGATGACGCTCACCGCGCGCGACGGCAAGCTGCAGCCCGCCGACATGGCGAACGGAACCATCACCGTCACCAACATCGGGGTGTTTGGCATGGACACCGGCACGCCGATCCTCAACCCCGGCGAGGTCGCGATCGTGGCGATGGGCACCATCAAGCAGAAGCCCTGGGTGGTGGACGGCGAGGTACGACCGCGCTTTGTCACCACCATCGGTGCCTCCTTCGACCACCGCGTGGTCGACGGAGACGTGGCCAGCCGCTTCATCGCGGATGTCGCCTCCATCATCGAGGAGCCGGCGCTGCTGCTGGAGTAG
- a CDS encoding D-alanyl-D-alanine carboxypeptidase family protein yields MDQVSGSRRVVRGIGVAVGALIIVAAGVYTPLVLSVDTPATTPRLLPTQTDAAMAPVALPESGSSAVRLNGTVLADAGDTAPRPIAGAAKVVTALVVLDAFPLDAGAPGPSIPIGAVEDQRFRQMRDELGYRTVPVVAGQVWSQRETLQAALLSSSNNHAEMLAIWAFGSVDQYLAKARAWLDEHKFDDTTVVDPTGISPENLSTAIDLVRLTEQAFADPIIAEILQDSSVRTTSGTHVENTTAYLADEGVTALSRSYTDASAITLLFGLEVPIGDSTVMLYGTILGSPSYPTLKEDLAALVQSAVQNITELPLLAEGDPVAVYETEWGDTARVVAAESVTTVGWTGATIDAEVTLEPIPPTRAGTRVGSAVYQLASGEQTVRLVLDTALDGPDPFWLLTHPFAFNEG; encoded by the coding sequence ATGGATCAGGTGAGTGGTTCGCGGCGGGTTGTGCGTGGCATCGGGGTAGCCGTCGGCGCGCTCATCATCGTGGCCGCGGGCGTCTACACGCCGCTGGTGCTGAGCGTCGACACGCCCGCCACCACTCCGCGCCTGCTACCGACACAGACGGATGCCGCGATGGCACCGGTCGCCCTTCCGGAAAGCGGATCGAGCGCCGTGCGGCTGAACGGTACCGTGCTGGCCGACGCCGGCGACACCGCACCGCGGCCGATCGCTGGTGCGGCGAAAGTGGTGACCGCTCTGGTGGTGCTCGACGCGTTCCCGCTCGACGCCGGTGCGCCGGGTCCGAGCATCCCGATCGGCGCCGTCGAGGACCAGCGCTTCCGCCAGATGCGCGATGAGCTCGGCTACCGCACCGTGCCGGTGGTGGCCGGCCAGGTGTGGAGCCAGCGCGAGACGCTGCAGGCAGCGCTGCTGTCATCCAGCAACAACCATGCCGAGATGCTGGCGATCTGGGCGTTCGGCAGCGTCGACCAGTACCTCGCGAAGGCGCGGGCGTGGCTCGACGAGCACAAATTCGACGACACCACTGTTGTTGATCCCACCGGCATCTCGCCGGAAAACCTGAGCACAGCCATCGACTTGGTGCGGTTGACCGAGCAGGCGTTCGCCGACCCGATCATCGCTGAAATCCTGCAGGACTCGTCGGTGCGCACAACTTCCGGCACGCACGTGGAGAACACCACCGCATACCTGGCCGACGAGGGCGTCACCGCGCTGTCCCGCAGCTACACCGACGCCAGCGCAATTACCCTGCTGTTCGGCCTTGAGGTGCCGATCGGCGACAGCACGGTCATGCTGTACGGGACGATCCTCGGCTCACCCAGCTACCCGACGCTCAAGGAAGACCTCGCGGCGCTGGTGCAGTCGGCGGTGCAGAACATCACCGAACTGCCGCTGCTCGCCGAGGGCGATCCCGTGGCCGTGTACGAGACCGAGTGGGGCGACACCGCCCGGGTGGTGGCCGCCGAATCAGTCACCACCGTCGGCTGGACCGGAGCCACGATCGACGCCGAGGTCACCCTCGAGCCGATCCCGCCAACCCGGGCGGGCACCCGGGTCGGATCCGCGGTCTACCAACTGGCCAGCGGCGAGCAGACGGTGCGGCTGGTGCTTGACACCGCCCTCGACGGGCCCGACCCGTTCTGGCTGCTGACGCACCCGTTCGCGTTCAACGAGGGCTGA
- a CDS encoding thiamine pyrophosphate-dependent dehydrogenase E1 component subunit alpha: MSYTAATVQLLSQEGELVHSDATAEYLPYLDALTDEQLKDFHRQMVVIRRFDTEAANLQRQGQMAMWIPSHGQEAAQVGSAFAARPQDHIFPSYREHVVGRIRGLDVVKIIELVRGLNNGGWVPEQNGNFHLYTLVIGSQALHATGYAMGIALDGASATGDLETDAAVLVYFGDGATSQGDVSEAFVFSASYQTPQVFFVQNNHWAISVPVTTQSRTPIYLRPAGFGIPSVQIDGNDVLASYAVTAKNLDDARSGRGPRFIEALTYRIGAHTTSDDPTKYRTAEELQLWVDRDPIIRFEAYLRSRGEGDAFFDTVATEAEDFAADVRRRTLELGVPERAIIFQNVYSDPHPALDAQRAWLDQYEQQFTSGANA; encoded by the coding sequence ATGTCTTACACCGCAGCGACGGTCCAGTTGCTCTCCCAGGAGGGTGAACTCGTCCACAGTGATGCGACCGCAGAGTACCTGCCGTATCTGGATGCGCTGACCGACGAGCAGCTGAAGGACTTCCACCGTCAGATGGTGGTGATCCGCCGGTTCGACACCGAAGCGGCCAACCTGCAGCGACAGGGTCAGATGGCCATGTGGATCCCCAGCCACGGTCAGGAAGCAGCCCAGGTCGGCTCGGCGTTCGCCGCGAGGCCGCAGGACCACATCTTCCCGTCCTACCGCGAGCACGTGGTCGGACGCATCCGCGGCCTCGACGTGGTGAAGATCATCGAACTGGTGCGCGGCCTGAACAACGGCGGCTGGGTGCCGGAGCAGAACGGCAACTTCCACCTGTACACGCTCGTGATCGGCTCGCAGGCGCTGCACGCCACTGGGTACGCGATGGGCATCGCCCTCGACGGCGCCTCCGCCACCGGCGACCTGGAGACGGATGCCGCGGTGCTGGTGTACTTCGGAGATGGCGCCACCTCGCAGGGCGACGTGAGCGAGGCCTTCGTGTTCTCGGCCAGCTACCAGACCCCGCAGGTGTTCTTCGTGCAGAACAACCACTGGGCGATCTCGGTGCCGGTGACCACCCAGTCGCGCACACCGATCTATTTGCGGCCGGCAGGATTCGGCATCCCGAGCGTGCAGATCGACGGCAACGACGTTCTCGCCAGCTACGCGGTGACCGCGAAGAACCTGGACGACGCGCGCTCCGGCCGAGGGCCCCGCTTCATCGAGGCGCTCACCTACCGCATCGGCGCCCACACCACGTCGGATGACCCGACCAAGTACCGCACCGCCGAAGAGCTGCAGCTCTGGGTGGACCGCGACCCGATCATCCGCTTCGAGGCGTACCTGCGCTCCCGCGGCGAGGGCGACGCGTTCTTCGACACGGTGGCGACCGAGGCCGAGGACTTCGCCGCCGACGTGCGCCGCCGCACCCTCGAGCTCGGAGTGCCGGAGCGGGCCATCATCTTCCAGAACGTGTACAGCGACCCGCATCCTGCGCTCGACGCGCAGCGGGCTTGGCTCGACCAGTACGAACAGCAGTTCACGAGCGGAGCCAACGCGTGA
- the dnaB gene encoding replicative DNA helicase yields MSIAHLGLANEPQRSGEPRDQYRGDRTPPHDLLAEQSAIGGMLLSKDAVADVIETVRAVDFYMPKHELIFDAIISLYSHGEPTDVIAVTDELTKAGLIARAGGPEYLHTLTSLVPTAANAGFYATIVAEKAVLRRLVEAGTRIVQMGYASEGEVTDLVNNAQAEIYGVASGVEAEDYVPLTEAVTVAIDEIEAAQGRDGSMTGVPTGFSGLDNLTNGFHPGQMIIVAARPALGKSTLALDFARSAAIKHDMPAIFFSLEMGRSEIAMRLLSAESAVPLQMMRKGTVEARDWTTIASTRGRINDAPLYIDDSPNMTLVEIRAKARRLKQKVGLKLVVIDYLQLMTSGKRVESRQQEVSEFSRALKLMAKELQVPVIALSQLNRGPEQRADKKPQISDLRESGSIEQDADMVILLHRESAYEKDNPRAGEADLIVAKHRNGPTDTITVAFQGHFSRFADMPNI; encoded by the coding sequence TTGTCGATTGCCCATCTCGGTCTCGCGAACGAACCGCAGCGCAGCGGTGAGCCACGCGATCAGTACCGGGGCGATCGCACACCCCCGCACGACCTGCTGGCGGAGCAGAGCGCGATCGGCGGCATGCTGCTGAGCAAAGACGCGGTCGCCGACGTGATCGAGACCGTCCGGGCGGTCGACTTCTACATGCCCAAACACGAGCTGATCTTCGACGCGATCATCTCGCTGTATTCGCACGGTGAGCCGACAGACGTGATCGCCGTCACCGACGAGCTCACGAAGGCCGGGCTGATCGCCAGGGCGGGCGGGCCGGAGTACCTGCACACGCTGACCAGCCTGGTTCCCACCGCCGCGAACGCGGGCTTCTACGCCACCATCGTGGCCGAGAAGGCGGTGCTGCGTCGCCTCGTCGAGGCGGGCACCCGCATCGTGCAGATGGGCTACGCCAGCGAGGGTGAGGTCACCGACCTCGTCAACAACGCCCAGGCCGAGATCTACGGCGTCGCATCCGGGGTCGAAGCCGAAGACTACGTGCCACTCACCGAGGCGGTCACCGTTGCCATCGACGAGATCGAGGCCGCGCAGGGGCGCGACGGCTCGATGACCGGGGTGCCGACCGGCTTCTCCGGTCTGGACAACCTGACCAACGGGTTCCACCCCGGCCAGATGATCATCGTCGCGGCGCGACCCGCGCTCGGTAAGTCGACCCTTGCCCTCGACTTCGCCCGCTCGGCGGCGATCAAGCACGACATGCCGGCCATCTTCTTCTCGCTCGAAATGGGTCGCAGCGAGATCGCCATGCGTCTGCTCTCGGCAGAGTCGGCCGTTCCGCTGCAGATGATGCGCAAGGGCACCGTCGAGGCGCGCGACTGGACCACCATCGCGTCCACGCGTGGCCGGATCAACGATGCCCCGCTCTACATCGACGACAGCCCGAACATGACCCTGGTCGAGATCCGCGCCAAGGCACGCCGCCTGAAGCAGAAGGTCGGCCTCAAGCTGGTAGTCATCGACTACCTGCAGCTGATGACATCCGGCAAGCGCGTCGAGTCGCGCCAGCAGGAGGTCAGTGAGTTCTCGCGCGCCCTGAAGCTGATGGCGAAAGAGCTGCAGGTTCCGGTGATTGCGCTGTCCCAGCTGAACCGTGGGCCGGAGCAGCGAGCAGACAAGAAACCGCAGATCTCCGACCTGCGCGAGTCCGGATCGATCGAGCAGGACGCCGACATGGTGATCCTGCTGCACCGTGAGAGCGCGTACGAGAAAGACAACCCCCGCGCCGGCGAGGCCGACCTGATCGTCGCGAAGCACCGTAACGGACCCACCGACACCATCACCGTCGCATTCCAGGGCCACTTCTCGCGCTTCGCGGACATGCCGAACATCTAG
- a CDS encoding alpha-ketoacid dehydrogenase subunit beta, translating into MSLQKLSLSKAINLGLRQALADDDKVILMGEDIGPLGGVFRVTEGLQAEFGPKRVMDTPLAESGIVGTAIGLAMRGYRPVCEIQFDGFIFPGFDQITSQLAKLTARHGGTQSFPVVIRVPYGGHIGAVEHHQESPEAYFAHTPGLRVVSPSTPNEAYWMIQDAITSNDPVLFFEPKSRYWPKGDVDMENRPAPMHTSQVIRTGTEVTLVGHGAMVSMLLQAADIAAEEGTSLEVIDLRSLSPIDYEPILTSVRKTGRLIVAQEAPGNVSVGSEIAATVAEKAFYSLEAPVLRVSAFDTPFPPAKLESFYLPDADRILEAVDRSLAY; encoded by the coding sequence GTGAGCCTTCAAAAACTCTCCCTCTCCAAGGCCATCAACCTGGGGCTTCGTCAGGCCCTCGCCGATGACGACAAGGTCATCCTGATGGGCGAGGACATCGGTCCGCTCGGCGGGGTCTTCCGGGTCACCGAAGGGCTGCAGGCCGAGTTCGGGCCGAAACGCGTGATGGACACCCCGTTGGCGGAGTCCGGCATCGTCGGCACCGCGATCGGCCTCGCCATGCGCGGCTACCGCCCGGTCTGCGAGATCCAGTTCGACGGCTTCATCTTCCCCGGATTCGACCAGATCACCTCGCAGCTGGCGAAGCTCACCGCCCGGCACGGCGGAACCCAGAGCTTCCCCGTCGTGATCCGGGTGCCTTACGGCGGCCACATCGGCGCGGTGGAACACCACCAGGAGAGCCCGGAAGCGTACTTCGCGCACACCCCCGGCCTGCGCGTGGTGAGCCCGTCGACGCCGAACGAGGCGTACTGGATGATCCAGGACGCGATCACCTCGAACGACCCCGTGCTGTTCTTCGAACCCAAGAGCCGGTACTGGCCCAAGGGCGACGTGGACATGGAGAACCGGCCGGCGCCGATGCACACCAGCCAGGTCATCCGCACCGGCACCGAGGTCACCCTCGTCGGGCACGGCGCCATGGTCTCCATGCTGCTGCAGGCGGCCGACATCGCCGCGGAGGAGGGCACCAGCCTCGAGGTGATCGACCTTCGATCGCTCTCCCCCATCGACTACGAGCCGATCCTCACGTCGGTGCGCAAGACCGGCCGCCTGATTGTGGCGCAAGAGGCGCCCGGCAACGTGAGCGTCGGATCCGAGATCGCGGCCACTGTCGCCGAGAAGGCCTTCTACTCGCTTGAGGCGCCCGTGCTGCGGGTGTCGGCGTTCGACACCCCCTTCCCGCCTGCCAAGCTCGAATCGTTCTACCTGCCCGACGCCGACCGCATCCTTGAGGCCGTCGACCGTTCGCTCGCTTACTAA
- a CDS encoding phage holin family protein, with translation MRFIVRVLINALALWLTTLIVAGVHVVPFAPGGTTETVVTYLLIGLIFGVVNGIVGTAIRIVAFPLYILTLGLISLLVNGLLLVIVAWISDWMGFGLAVDSFWWGVLGALVLALISWLIGLVVRPVTRERR, from the coding sequence ATGCGTTTCATTGTGCGGGTACTGATCAATGCTCTGGCCCTCTGGCTGACCACCCTGATCGTCGCCGGCGTGCACGTCGTGCCGTTTGCGCCGGGGGGCACCACCGAGACCGTGGTGACGTATCTGCTAATCGGGCTGATCTTCGGAGTCGTGAACGGAATCGTGGGAACCGCGATCCGGATCGTCGCCTTCCCGCTGTACATCCTGACGCTCGGCCTGATCTCGCTGCTCGTGAACGGGCTGCTGTTGGTGATCGTGGCGTGGATCTCCGACTGGATGGGCTTCGGGCTCGCGGTGGATAGCTTCTGGTGGGGCGTGCTGGGCGCTCTGGTGCTCGCGCTGATCAGCTGGCTGATCGGCCTGGTCGTGCGGCCCGTCACTCGCGAGCGTCGCTGA
- the purB gene encoding adenylosuccinate lyase: MSPMPAQPISPLDGRYRAAVTELGDHLSEAGLNRARVQVEVEWLLYLTDHELFGAERLSAEQATALRAVVTDFGQPEIDQLATLEATTRHDVKAVEYLVRGKLSELGLDRVAELTHFACTSEDINNLSYAITIREAVHEVWLPKFRAVIAALRERAEAHRAVPMLAHTHGQPATPTTVGKEFAVFVYRLERILKQIEATEFLGKFSGATGTFSAHLVADPAQDWPAISEEFVTSLGLSWNPLTTQIESHDWQAELYQRVSHANRVLHNLATDVWTYISMGYFTQIPQAGATGSSTMPHKINPIRFENAEANLELSSALLDSLAATLVTSRLQRDLTDSTTQRNIGVALGHSLLALDNIQRGLGEISVDAARLSADLDGNWEILGEAIQTVIRAEVTAGRSTIEDPYALLKELTRGKRVGQQDLVAFIDGLEIGDAAKQRLRTLTPQTYIGVAPALVDRLDS; encoded by the coding sequence ATGAGCCCAATGCCAGCCCAGCCCATCAGCCCGCTCGACGGCCGGTACCGCGCCGCGGTCACCGAACTCGGCGACCACCTGTCCGAGGCAGGCCTCAACCGCGCACGAGTGCAGGTCGAGGTGGAATGGCTGCTCTACCTGACCGACCACGAGCTGTTCGGCGCCGAGCGCCTGTCGGCCGAGCAGGCGACAGCGCTGCGCGCCGTCGTCACCGACTTCGGCCAGCCAGAAATCGACCAGCTGGCAACCCTCGAAGCCACCACCCGCCACGACGTCAAGGCCGTGGAGTACCTGGTGCGCGGCAAGCTCAGCGAGCTGGGACTTGACCGGGTGGCCGAGCTCACCCACTTCGCCTGCACCAGCGAAGACATCAACAACCTGTCATACGCGATCACCATCCGTGAGGCGGTGCACGAGGTCTGGCTGCCCAAGTTCCGGGCCGTTATCGCGGCGCTCCGCGAACGCGCCGAGGCGCACCGCGCCGTGCCGATGCTCGCGCACACGCACGGCCAGCCGGCGACGCCCACCACGGTGGGCAAGGAGTTCGCCGTCTTCGTCTACCGGCTCGAGCGCATCCTGAAGCAGATCGAGGCGACCGAGTTCCTCGGCAAGTTCAGCGGCGCCACCGGAACCTTCTCGGCGCACCTGGTCGCCGACCCCGCGCAGGACTGGCCCGCGATCTCTGAGGAGTTCGTGACATCCCTCGGTCTCAGCTGGAATCCACTGACCACCCAAATCGAGTCGCACGACTGGCAGGCGGAGCTGTACCAGCGAGTCAGCCACGCCAACCGGGTGCTGCACAATCTGGCGACGGATGTCTGGACCTACATCTCCATGGGCTACTTCACCCAGATCCCGCAGGCCGGGGCCACCGGGTCGTCGACCATGCCGCACAAGATCAACCCGATCCGGTTCGAGAACGCCGAGGCGAACCTCGAGCTGTCGAGCGCGCTGCTCGATTCCCTGGCCGCGACCCTGGTCACCAGCCGCCTGCAGCGTGACCTGACCGACTCCACCACGCAGCGCAACATCGGCGTGGCCCTCGGCCACTCCCTGCTGGCGCTCGACAACATCCAGCGTGGCCTCGGAGAGATCTCGGTCGATGCTGCCCGGCTGTCCGCTGATCTCGACGGCAACTGGGAAATTCTTGGCGAGGCGATCCAGACCGTGATCCGCGCCGAAGTGACCGCTGGGCGGTCCACCATCGAAGACCCCTACGCGTTGCTCAAGGAGCTGACCAGGGGCAAGCGGGTCGGGCAGCAGGACCTGGTGGCGTTCATCGACGGGCTCGAAATCGGCGATGCCGCCAAGCAGCGGTTGCGTACGCTGACTCCGCAGACGTACATCGGTGTGGCGCCCGCCCTGGTGGACCGCCTCGACAGCTGA
- a CDS encoding low molecular weight protein-tyrosine-phosphatase: protein MAETVFRDLARKRGYEGAIAVMSAATGDWHVGERSDERTVTALADRGYDGSLHRAKQFDPNWFNSLDLVVAFDRSQERILKGWARTEADLSKVHLLLSFDKEQAATVDVPDPYYSDAALFDTVLGMIERASLALFRQIEPGIRQGAP, encoded by the coding sequence ATGGCAGAGACCGTGTTCCGTGACCTGGCACGCAAACGCGGGTACGAGGGCGCCATCGCGGTAATGTCCGCGGCGACCGGCGACTGGCATGTCGGCGAGCGATCCGACGAGCGCACGGTCACCGCACTGGCCGACCGCGGCTACGACGGATCGCTGCACCGGGCGAAGCAGTTCGATCCCAACTGGTTCAATAGTCTTGACCTCGTCGTCGCGTTCGACCGCAGCCAGGAGCGAATCCTGAAGGGCTGGGCGCGCACCGAGGCCGACCTGTCGAAGGTGCACCTGCTGCTCAGCTTCGACAAAGAACAGGCCGCCACCGTCGACGTGCCAGACCCCTATTACTCCGACGCGGCGCTGTTTGACACCGTGCTCGGCATGATCGAGCGCGCCAGTCTCGCGCTCTTTCGCCAGATCGAACCAGGAATCCGACAGGGAGCACCATGA
- a CDS encoding DUF308 domain-containing protein, whose translation MSVTKDNAVRSAPYWPVPLSRSIIALAAAAVITFAQDHSPRVGLVVFGLFAVLTAIVLVVAALRVHVGAERVIVLLMAVVGLLAGGFALALPDGGLPFFLYLVSVWAAITGFLELYLGLRGRRRTGAARDWLFVGALTALFAIVVVILPPDLNQQFSGAQGVTGSLTASVIAVGTLGAYAAIVGVYLVIGALSLKWAAKSDPAETIEEAPSA comes from the coding sequence GTGTCCGTAACGAAGGACAACGCGGTGCGCTCTGCACCGTACTGGCCCGTTCCGCTGTCGCGGTCGATCATCGCACTGGCCGCAGCGGCCGTGATCACCTTCGCCCAGGACCACTCCCCTCGGGTCGGCCTTGTCGTGTTCGGCTTGTTCGCCGTGCTCACCGCCATCGTGCTGGTCGTCGCGGCACTCAGGGTGCACGTCGGCGCCGAGCGCGTCATCGTGCTGTTGATGGCCGTCGTCGGCCTGCTCGCAGGCGGCTTCGCACTTGCTCTGCCGGATGGCGGACTGCCGTTCTTCCTGTATCTGGTGAGTGTCTGGGCGGCGATCACCGGCTTCCTCGAGCTCTACCTCGGCCTGCGCGGCAGGCGTCGCACCGGGGCTGCCCGCGACTGGCTGTTCGTCGGCGCGCTGACCGCGCTGTTCGCGATCGTCGTGGTGATCCTGCCGCCCGACCTGAACCAGCAGTTCTCCGGGGCCCAGGGGGTCACCGGTTCGCTCACGGCATCCGTCATCGCGGTCGGCACCCTCGGGGCGTACGCCGCCATCGTGGGCGTGTACCTCGTGATCGGAGCCCTCAGCCTGAAATGGGCGGCCAAGTCCGACCCCGCCGAAACGATCGAGGAGGCGCCGAGCGCATGA
- the rplI gene encoding 50S ribosomal protein L9, producing the protein MSKLILTHEVTGLGSAGDVIDVKNGYARNFLVPQGLAVAWTRGGEKQVDSIKAARVARELATIEEAHDLKAKLEARKVTLTVKAGAEGRLFGSVKNADIADAVQAAGIGAIDKRKIEIPTAIKVVGEHEATLRLREDLVATITLQVVAAKK; encoded by the coding sequence ATGTCGAAATTGATTCTGACGCACGAGGTCACTGGCCTCGGTTCCGCGGGTGACGTCATTGACGTCAAGAACGGTTACGCCCGCAACTTTCTCGTTCCCCAGGGTCTCGCAGTGGCGTGGACTCGCGGTGGCGAGAAGCAGGTCGACTCGATCAAGGCCGCTCGCGTTGCACGCGAGCTCGCCACGATCGAAGAGGCCCACGACCTGAAGGCCAAGCTCGAGGCCCGCAAGGTCACGCTCACGGTCAAGGCCGGGGCAGAGGGACGCCTGTTCGGTTCTGTGAAGAACGCGGACATCGCCGACGCCGTTCAGGCTGCCGGCATTGGCGCCATCGACAAGCGCAAGATCGAGATCCCCACCGCCATCAAGGTGGTCGGTGAGCACGAGGCGACTCTTCGCCTGCGTGAGGACCTCGTGGCAACGATCACCCTTCAGGTGGTTGCAGCCAAGAAGTAG
- a CDS encoding histidinol-phosphate transaminase, with protein MTRVRLRPEIETLPPYRQGKPAAADSFKLSSNENPFDPLPSVVAAISQSGFNRYPDALATRLRERLAARHGVTVDQLHVGAGSVSIIAQLIAAAATVGDEVLYSWRSFEAYPLLTTVAGATSVQIPNTPEHGHDLPAMAAAITERTRLVLVCNPNNPTSTAITLPEFRAFMAEVPETVLVVLDEAYIEFAAPSVESGIPLLGEYPNLVVLRTFSKAYGLAGLRVGYGIGPEYVMDAVRSTAIPLSVTSQSVDAALASLDHEAELLERVHRITVLRDSVWQALIDQGWNVPRPFANFIWLPTGEDTARVAELLGEHHIIARAFAPDGIRITIGEPASIDKLLTATALAR; from the coding sequence GTGACCAGAGTTCGCTTGCGCCCGGAGATCGAGACGCTTCCCCCCTACCGGCAGGGGAAACCGGCTGCGGCCGACAGCTTCAAGCTGTCGTCGAACGAGAACCCGTTCGACCCGCTGCCCTCGGTCGTGGCGGCGATCAGCCAGTCCGGATTCAACCGGTACCCGGATGCCTTGGCGACCCGCCTGCGGGAACGCCTGGCCGCCCGACACGGCGTCACCGTCGATCAGCTGCACGTCGGCGCCGGGTCGGTGTCGATCATCGCCCAGCTCATTGCCGCGGCCGCGACCGTCGGCGACGAGGTTCTGTATTCCTGGCGCAGCTTTGAGGCATACCCGCTGCTCACCACCGTCGCCGGCGCCACCAGCGTGCAGATTCCGAACACGCCAGAGCACGGCCACGACCTGCCGGCGATGGCCGCCGCAATCACCGAGCGCACCCGCCTGGTGCTGGTCTGCAACCCGAACAACCCCACCAGCACCGCGATCACTCTGCCGGAATTCCGGGCCTTCATGGCCGAGGTGCCGGAGACCGTTCTGGTAGTGCTCGACGAGGCGTACATCGAATTTGCCGCACCGAGCGTTGAAAGCGGAATCCCGCTGCTCGGCGAGTACCCCAACCTGGTGGTGCTCCGCACCTTCTCCAAGGCGTACGGCCTGGCCGGTCTCCGCGTCGGCTACGGCATCGGACCGGAGTACGTGATGGACGCGGTGCGCAGCACCGCCATCCCGCTCTCCGTCACCTCACAGTCGGTCGACGCCGCGCTCGCGTCACTGGACCACGAAGCGGAACTGCTGGAACGGGTGCACCGGATCACCGTGCTGCGCGACAGCGTCTGGCAGGCGCTCATCGACCAGGGCTGGAACGTGCCCCGCCCGTTCGCGAACTTCATCTGGCTACCCACCGGCGAGGACACCGCCCGGGTCGCCGAACTGCTGGGCGAGCACCACATCATCGCGCGGGCGTTCGCGCCGGACGGCATCCGCATCACAATCGGCGAACCCGCCTCCATCGACAAGCTCCTCACCGCCACAGCGCTAGCCCGGTAG